The window TGGAGACGGCTTGGTAGTAGAAGCCGTCGCGCCGGACGGACTGATCGAAGCGATCAGCGTGAAGGACGCCCCCGCTTTCGCCCTGGGCCTGCAATGGCACCCGGAGTGGAAACAGGCGGACGACCCGCTCTCGAATGCGATCTTCCGTGCGTTCGGCGCAGCCTGCCGCGATCGAATGCGCACCAGGGCCGGCTTGGATGCCGCACTGGCGGCTGCCGCACGCCGCTGATCAGCCGGTCCGCGCACAACTCTGCCAAGAGAACAATCATGCAAGACATTGATGAATTTCTGAAGAAACACCGCATCACCGAAGTCGAAGCGATCATCCCCGACATGGCCGGTATCGCGCGCGGCAAGATCATTCCGCGCAACAAGTTCGAATCCGGCGAATCGATGCGGCTGCCTCAGGCCGTCATGATCCAGACCGTCACCGGCGAGTATCCAGAAGACGGCAGCTTCACCGGCGTCACCGATCCCGACATGGTCTGCGTTCCCGACGCGTCGACGATCCGCCTCATTCCGTGGGCCGTCGATCCGACCGCGCAAGTGATCCACGACTGCGTGCACTTCGACGGCTCGCCGGTCGCGATCTCGCCGCGCCGCGTGCTGCGCCGCGTGCTCGAACTGTACAAGGCCAAGGGCTGGAAGCCCGTCGTCGCACCGGAGCTCGAGTTCTATCTGGTCGACATGAACAAGGACCCCGACCTGCCGCTGCAGCCGCCGGTCGGCCGTACAGGCCGCGCGGAGACCGGCCGGCAAGCGTATTCCATCGAAGCGGTCAACGAATTCGACCCCCTGTTCGAGGACATCTACGAGTACTGCGAGGTGCAGGAGCTCGAAGTCGACACGTTGATTCACGAAGTCGGCGCGGCGCAAATGGAAATCAACTTTCTGCATGGCGATCCGCTCAATCTCGCTGACCGCGTGTTCCTGTTCAAGCGCACCGTGCGCGAGGCCGCGCTGCGTCACCACATGTACGCGACGTTCATGGCGAAGCCGATGGAGAACGAACCGGGCTCGGCCATGCACGTGCATCAGAGCCTCCTCGACGAGGAAACCGGTCGCAATCTGTTCACCGGCGCCGACGGTGCGCCGACCGAAATGTTCTACGCCTACATCGCCGGCTTGCAGAAATACACGCCCGCGCTGATGCCGATCTTCGCGCCCTACATCAACTCGTACCGGCGTCTGTCGCGCTTCATGGCCGCGCCGATCAACGTGCAGTGGGGCTACGACAACCGCACCGTGGGTTTCCGCGTACCGCACTCGTCGCCCGTTGCACGGCGCGTCGAGAACCGCATCCCCGGCGTGGACTGCAACCCATACCTCGCGATCGCCGCCACGCTTGCCGCCGGCTATCTCGGCATGACGCAAAAGCTTGCGCCAACCGAGCCGCTCACGAGCGACGGCTACGAGCTGCCGTATCAGCTCCCGCGCAATCTCGAAGAGGGCTTGAGCTTGATGGGCGCGTGCGAACCGCTCTCCGACATCCTCGGCGAGCGCTTCGTGAAGGCGTATCTCGCGCTGAAGGAAACCGAATACGAAGCGTTCTTCCGCGTCATCAGTTCGTGGGAACGCAGGCATTTGCTGCTGCACGTTTGAGCCAATCATTTGAGCCAACAACGCGCAAGCGCAAACCAACCGGAGGAAACATGAGCTACAGAACCGACGAAGTCGCTTACGTGCAGCCCGCCGCGGCCGCCAGCGGCCAGACGAGTCAAGCGCGCAGCACCGCGCAATACCGCGCGCTCGACGCCGCCCACCACATCCACCCGTTCTCGGACATGGGCACGCTCAATCGCGCAGGCAGCCGCGTGATCACGAAGGCGAAAGGCGTCTACCTGTGGGACTCGGACGGCAACAAGATCATCGACGGCATGGCCGGCCTGTGGTGCGTGAACGTCGGCTATGGCCGCAAGGAACTAGCCGATGCCGCTTACCAGCAGCTTCAGGAACTGCCCTTCTACAACACGTTCTTCAAGACGACGCACCCGCCCGTCATCGAACTGTCCGCGCTGCTCGCGGAAGTCACGCCCGCTGCGTTCAACCACTTCTTCTATTGCAACAGCGGCTCGGAAGGCAACGACACGGTGCTGCGCATCGCTCATCGCTTCTGGGGCGCGCAAGGCAAATCGTCCAAGAAGTATGTGATTTCGCGCAAGAACGGCTATCACGGTTCGACGATCGCGGGCGGCACGCTGGGCGGCATGGGCTACATGCATGAGCAGATGCCGTCGAAGGTCGAGCACATCGTCCACATCGATCAGCCGTATTTCTTCGGCGAAGCCGAAGGCAACTTGACGCCAGAAGAATTTGCCCTCGCTCGCGCACAGCAGCTCGAAGCCAAGATTCTCGAACTCGGCGCGGAGAACGTGGCGGCGTTCATCGGCGAGCCGTTCCAAGGCGCGGGTGGCGTGATCTTCCCCGCTTCGACCTACTGGCCGGAAATCCAGCGCATCTGCCGCAAGTACGACATCTTGCTCGTCGCGGACGAAGTGATCGGCGGCTTCGGCCGCACCGGCGAATGGTTCGCTCATCAGCACTTCGGCTTCGAGCCGGATCTCATGACGCTGGCCAAGGGCTTGACGAGCGGCTATGTGCCGATGGGCGCCGTCGCGCTGCATGACCGCGTAGCGAAGGTCATCATCGAGAACGGCGAATTCAATCACGGCCTCACCTACTCGGGCCACCCGGTCGCGGCGGCCGTCGCGGTGGCGAATCTCAAGCTGTTGCGCGACGAGAAGATCGTCGAGCGCGTGAAGACTGACACCGGCCCCTACTTCCAGAATCTGTTGCGCGAAACCTTCTCGAACCATCCGATCATCGGCGAGATCGCCGGCGCGGGGCTCGTCGCGGGCCTGCAGCTCGCCGAGGACCCGAAAGCGCGCAAGCGCTTCGCGAACGGCGGCGACGTCGGCACGATCTGCCGCGACTATTGCTTTAACGGCAACTTGATCATGCGAGCCACCGGCGACCGGATGCTGCTGTCGCCACCGCTCGTGATCACGCGTGGCGAGATCGATGAAATCGTGTCGAAGGCGAAGAAAGCCATCGACGCCACCGCACAGAAATTGGGCCTTTCGTAACGGCAGTTCCGTCCTGGCACGGGTGCGGCGACCGCACACAAGAGGGGGCACCCGCGCCGGGTTTTCATTTCCAAGGGAAATCTCATCATGAGCGTTAATTGTTCTGGATGTCATCTTCGTCATGCGATCGCGGGGGCCGCTCTGTTAGCCGTCACGAGTTTGTCCGCGTCATTCGCCACGCCGGCGCTCGCCGCCGACAGCGAACTGAACGTGTACAACTGGTCCGACTACATTGCGAAGGACACGATTCCGAACTTCGAAAAG is drawn from Trinickia violacea and contains these coding sequences:
- a CDS encoding aspartate aminotransferase family protein, translating into MSYRTDEVAYVQPAAAASGQTSQARSTAQYRALDAAHHIHPFSDMGTLNRAGSRVITKAKGVYLWDSDGNKIIDGMAGLWCVNVGYGRKELADAAYQQLQELPFYNTFFKTTHPPVIELSALLAEVTPAAFNHFFYCNSGSEGNDTVLRIAHRFWGAQGKSSKKYVISRKNGYHGSTIAGGTLGGMGYMHEQMPSKVEHIVHIDQPYFFGEAEGNLTPEEFALARAQQLEAKILELGAENVAAFIGEPFQGAGGVIFPASTYWPEIQRICRKYDILLVADEVIGGFGRTGEWFAHQHFGFEPDLMTLAKGLTSGYVPMGAVALHDRVAKVIIENGEFNHGLTYSGHPVAAAVAVANLKLLRDEKIVERVKTDTGPYFQNLLRETFSNHPIIGEIAGAGLVAGLQLAEDPKARKRFANGGDVGTICRDYCFNGNLIMRATGDRMLLSPPLVITRGEIDEIVSKAKKAIDATAQKLGLS
- a CDS encoding glutamine synthetase family protein gives rise to the protein MQDIDEFLKKHRITEVEAIIPDMAGIARGKIIPRNKFESGESMRLPQAVMIQTVTGEYPEDGSFTGVTDPDMVCVPDASTIRLIPWAVDPTAQVIHDCVHFDGSPVAISPRRVLRRVLELYKAKGWKPVVAPELEFYLVDMNKDPDLPLQPPVGRTGRAETGRQAYSIEAVNEFDPLFEDIYEYCEVQELEVDTLIHEVGAAQMEINFLHGDPLNLADRVFLFKRTVREAALRHHMYATFMAKPMENEPGSAMHVHQSLLDEETGRNLFTGADGAPTEMFYAYIAGLQKYTPALMPIFAPYINSYRRLSRFMAAPINVQWGYDNRTVGFRVPHSSPVARRVENRIPGVDCNPYLAIAATLAAGYLGMTQKLAPTEPLTSDGYELPYQLPRNLEEGLSLMGACEPLSDILGERFVKAYLALKETEYEAFFRVISSWERRHLLLHV